A single genomic interval of Panthera uncia isolate 11264 chromosome A1 unlocalized genomic scaffold, Puncia_PCG_1.0 HiC_scaffold_17, whole genome shotgun sequence harbors:
- the LOC125935084 gene encoding olfactory receptor 6M1-like: MERRNWTLVTEIILVGIPTTRALGGLLFFIFSLAYLVTVLGNSLIIMLILMDYRLHSPMYFFLSNLSFSEVLTTTCAVPKMLAGFLSDRKSISFGGCFTQSYFYFLSGCTEFILFAVMSYDRYVAICSPLQYPAIMTSSLCVRLVILSWVGGFLLILPSTVLKVGLPYCGPNVIDHFFCDSAPLLHLACADIHIIELLDFLSSLVLLISSLSLTVVSYVYVISTILKIPSGQGQRKAFATCASHFIVVSMGYGISIFVYVHLSQKSSLHLNKILFILSSVLTPLLYPFIFGLRNETMKDALKDSLAKGRNFLKGMRSK, from the coding sequence atgGAAAGAAGGAATTGGACATTGGTGACTGAGATTATTCTTGTGGGGATACCAACCACCAGAGCTCTTGGGGGTctcctgttctttattttttcactggCTTACTTGGTGACAGTCCTTGGAAACAGCCTAATCATTATGCTGATTCTCATGGATTATAGGCTTCACTCacccatgtatttcttcctcagCAATCTCTCTTTCAGTGAAGTATTAACCACAACCTGTGCTGTTCCCAAGATGCTGGCAGGCTTCCTGTCAGACAGAAAGAGCATATCCTTTGGTGGATGCTTCACCCAGTCTTATTTCTACTTCCTCTCTGGATGCACTGAGTTTATACTTTTTGCAGTCATGTCCTATGATCGTTATGTGGCCATTTGCAGCCCGCTTCAGTACCCAGCAATTATGACCAGCTCACTGTGTGTGCGTCTTGTTATCCTCTCCTGGGTGGGTGGTTTTCTCCTCATTCTCCCGTCCACTGTCCTTAAGGTGGGGCTGCCATACTGTGGCCCCAATGTGATTGATCACTTTTTCTGTGACAgtgcccccctcctccacttggcCTGTGCTGACATCCACATCATTGAGCTGTTAGACTTCCTCAGCTCCCTTGTCCTGCTCATCAGCTCCCTCTCACTCACTGTGGTCTCCTATGTTTATGTCATCTCCACCATTCTGAAGATACCCTCAGGTCAAGGTCAACGTAAAGCCTTTGCTACATGTGCCTCTCACTTCATTGTGGTCTCCATGGGCTATGGGATCTCCATTTTTGTGTATGTCCACCTCTCCCAGAAGAGCAGCTTACATCTCAACAAGATCCTCTTTATCCTCTCTAGTGTTCTCACACCCCTCCTATATCCCTTCATCTTCGGTCTACGGAATGAAACCATGAAAGATGCTCTGAAGGACAGCTTGGCCAAGGGCCGGAACTTCCTCAAGGGGATGAGGTCCAAGTGA